Proteins from a genomic interval of Acidimicrobiia bacterium:
- a CDS encoding aldehyde dehydrogenase family protein yields MDRDQIFSALGLDTQPSGVFGGAWLDPSGEPLESENPATGGSIGTVRQASVADYGVVVSAAEEAFLEWRMLPAPKRGDYVRQIGNALRDHKEPLGALVSMEMGKIRAEGEGEVQEAIDIADFAVGLSRQLYGLTMVSERPRHRMYEQWHPLGPIGIITAFNFPVAVWAWNAFVAAVCGDTMIWKPSPAVPFTSIATTKICAEVMAGTGYEGVFNLTVGGIDVGEAMVGDSRLPLISATGSVRMGATVGAKVAGRLGRSILELGGNNAIIVMDDADLDLAVRASLFAAAGTAGQRCTSLRRLIVHQAISDVLAERLVEAYAQIPIGDPLDGGTLMGPLINGDAVTNTKAALDIALEQGGVLLYGGAPVDRPGHFFEPTLVKIPASAAIVQEETFGPIMWMIEVDSLDEAISVQNGVRQGLSSAIFTDSLRNAERFLSAEGSDCGIANVNIGTSGAEIGGAFGGEKETGGGREAGSDSWKAYMRRQTVTINWSSELPLAQGIEFG; encoded by the coding sequence TTGGACCGCGACCAGATCTTCTCTGCCCTGGGCCTCGATACGCAACCCTCCGGCGTCTTCGGAGGAGCCTGGCTCGACCCGTCAGGCGAGCCGCTCGAGAGCGAGAACCCGGCAACAGGTGGCTCGATCGGCACCGTCCGGCAGGCCTCCGTCGCCGACTACGGCGTCGTCGTCTCGGCCGCCGAGGAGGCGTTCTTGGAGTGGAGGATGCTGCCGGCACCGAAGCGGGGCGACTACGTACGCCAGATTGGCAACGCCCTGCGCGATCACAAGGAGCCTCTCGGGGCGCTCGTCTCCATGGAGATGGGCAAGATCCGCGCCGAGGGCGAGGGCGAGGTCCAGGAGGCGATCGACATCGCCGACTTCGCCGTCGGCCTGTCCCGGCAGCTCTACGGGCTGACGATGGTGTCGGAGCGGCCGCGGCACCGGATGTACGAGCAGTGGCACCCCCTCGGTCCCATTGGGATCATCACCGCCTTCAACTTCCCGGTGGCGGTGTGGGCGTGGAATGCCTTCGTGGCCGCCGTGTGCGGTGACACGATGATCTGGAAGCCGTCGCCGGCGGTGCCGTTCACCTCGATCGCAACGACGAAGATCTGTGCCGAGGTGATGGCCGGGACCGGCTACGAGGGTGTCTTCAACCTCACGGTCGGCGGTATCGACGTCGGAGAGGCCATGGTCGGAGACAGTCGCCTGCCGCTGATCTCGGCGACCGGCTCCGTGCGGATGGGCGCCACGGTAGGCGCCAAGGTGGCCGGGAGGCTCGGGCGCTCGATCCTCGAGCTCGGCGGCAACAACGCCATCATCGTGATGGACGACGCCGACCTCGACCTGGCCGTTCGCGCCTCCCTGTTCGCTGCCGCGGGAACCGCCGGGCAGCGCTGCACGAGCCTTCGCCGCCTCATCGTCCATCAGGCGATCTCCGATGTCCTGGCGGAGCGCCTGGTGGAGGCGTATGCGCAGATCCCCATCGGGGATCCCCTCGACGGCGGCACGCTCATGGGGCCGCTCATCAATGGAGACGCCGTCACCAACACGAAGGCCGCCCTCGACATCGCCCTCGAGCAGGGAGGCGTCCTTCTGTACGGCGGTGCCCCGGTCGACCGACCGGGCCACTTCTTCGAGCCGACACTCGTCAAGATCCCGGCATCGGCTGCGATCGTCCAGGAGGAGACGTTCGGGCCGATCATGTGGATGATCGAGGTGGACAGCCTCGACGAGGCGATCTCCGTGCAGAATGGCGTGCGACAGGGCCTCTCCTCGGCGATCTTCACCGACTCGCTCCGCAACGCCGAGCGGTTCCTCTCGGCCGAGGGCTCGGATTGCGGCATCGCCAACGTGAACATCGGGACGTCCGGCGCCGAGATCGGCGGCGCCTTCGGAGGCGAGAAGGAGACCGGTGGCGGCCGCGAGGCCGGCTCGGATTCGTGGAAGGCCTACATGCGCCGCCAGACGGTCACGATCAACTGGAGCTCGGAGCTGCCGCTCGCCCAGGGCATCGAGTTCGGCTGA
- a CDS encoding DUF664 domain-containing protein, with product MESRDVLADAYNRIRELVHVAAYAIGAEDLAYRPEPGANSIAWLVWHLTRIQDDHVSEIAGLEQAWVGEGWAPRLGMDPDPARTGQGDGPNEVAAISPKTPNDLLAYHDAVADRTRRYLATVDEDELDRIIDTAYDPPVSVGVRLVSVISDNIQHAGQARYLRGIVDRLR from the coding sequence ATGGAGTCACGGGACGTGCTCGCCGATGCCTACAACCGGATCAGGGAACTGGTGCATGTCGCCGCATACGCGATCGGTGCAGAGGATCTGGCATACCGTCCGGAGCCGGGGGCGAACTCGATCGCATGGCTCGTGTGGCACCTCACCCGCATCCAGGACGACCACGTCTCAGAGATCGCCGGGCTCGAGCAGGCATGGGTGGGGGAGGGGTGGGCGCCACGCCTCGGCATGGACCCGGACCCGGCCAGAACCGGGCAGGGAGACGGTCCGAACGAAGTCGCCGCGATCAGCCCCAAGACCCCGAACGACCTGCTCGCCTACCACGACGCCGTCGCCGATCGGACGAGGCGCTACCTGGCGACCGTCGACGAGGACGAGCTCGACAGGATCATCGACACTGCCTACGACCCGCCAGTGTCGGTGGGCGTCCGCCTCGTCAGCGTGATCAGCGACAACATCCAGCACGCCGGCCAGGCCCGCTACTTGCGGGGGATCGTCGATCGGCTGAGGTGA
- a CDS encoding MBL fold metallo-hydrolase: MTTIRRLTDSCLLITSDDGVTLTDPGFFTFESGEVDLASIGQVDRVLITHEHRDHVNPGFVKWLRDRSPDVVVYANTAVAGLLAEHDIPAVTDDLPGYVTAEDALHEPLPNGSTVPNRSYTIGNVVTHPGDSYSLTKTAPVLALPLLAPWGSTTQSVAFAKRLGPRQVIPIHDFFMSPLGQEFLYGIAGGVLANAGIEFVPLKWNESYSV; the protein is encoded by the coding sequence ATGACCACGATCAGACGCCTCACGGACTCGTGTCTCCTCATCACCAGCGACGACGGGGTGACGCTCACCGATCCGGGATTCTTCACGTTCGAGTCCGGCGAGGTCGACCTGGCCTCGATCGGCCAGGTCGACCGGGTGCTCATCACGCACGAGCATCGCGACCACGTCAACCCCGGGTTCGTGAAGTGGCTGCGTGACCGTTCTCCCGACGTCGTGGTGTACGCCAACACGGCGGTCGCCGGACTCCTCGCCGAGCACGACATACCGGCAGTGACGGACGACCTGCCCGGCTACGTGACGGCCGAGGACGCCCTCCACGAGCCTTTGCCGAACGGGTCGACCGTGCCCAATCGCAGCTACACCATCGGCAACGTCGTCACCCATCCCGGCGACAGCTACTCGCTGACGAAGACCGCCCCGGTCCTCGCCTTGCCCCTGCTGGCTCCCTGGGGATCGACGACGCAATCGGTTGCCTTCGCCAAGAGGCTCGGACCACGCCAGGTGATCCCGATCCACGACTTCTTCATGAGCCCCCTCGGCCAGGAGTTCCTCTACGGGATCGCCGGAGGCGTGCTCGCCAACGCCGGCATCGAGTTCGTCCCCCTCAAGTGGAACGAGAGCTACTCGGTCTGA